One Felis catus isolate Fca126 chromosome D1, F.catus_Fca126_mat1.0, whole genome shotgun sequence DNA segment encodes these proteins:
- the FHIP1B gene encoding FHF complex subunit HOOK interacting protein 1B isoform X3, with protein sequence MERMNWLSRLASRGPGHRVPQGSSLQAPVMADPETCLMVFKNHWSQVVRILERQGPRAAPGGADDLSAVRNHTYQMLTLLVEDRVVPSAPTTPGPLLEFALREDLLTRVLVWQLQWDELGDGVEERRAEQLKLFEMLVSEARQPLLRHGPVREALLTLLDACGRPVPSSPALDEGLVLLLSQLCVCLAREPSLLEFFLQPPPEPGAAPRLLLFSRLVPFVHREGTLGQQARDALLLLMALSAGSPTVGRYIADHSYFCPVLATGLSALYSSLPRKIEVPGDDWHCLRREDWLGVPALALFMSSLEFCNAVIQVAHPLVQKQLVDYIHNGFLVPVMGPALHKTSVEEMIASTAYLELFLRSISEPALLRTFLRFLLLHRHDTHTILDTLVARIGSNSRLCMVSLSLFRTLLNLSCEDVLLQLVLRYLVPCNHVMLSQKPAVRDVDLYGRAADKFLSLIPRCCRHRAPSPPRPEHASWARGGPSREAGRREDTTGPGSPSVDSSSVVTVPRPSTPSRLALFLRQQSLGGSESPAPAPRSPGLAASPASSPGRRPSPVEEPGELEDNYLEYLREARRGVDRCVRACRTWSAPYDGERPPPEPSPVGSRTKKRSLLPEEDRDNVGEGEEEELGSGGLSGGTGEGPGHLPPPQLNGVPGPWPEGAKKVRRVPQEGAGELPESTSEGMAGLEGFGQELRELEVALSNGGAGSEPPLEPPLPLEEEEAYESFTCPPEPPGPFLSSPLRTLNQLPSQPFTGPFMAVLFAKLENMLQNSVYVNFLLTGLVAQLACHPQPLLRSFLLNTNMVFQPSVKSLLQVCDACMHGCWVL encoded by the exons ATGGAGAGGATGAACTGGTTGAGCAGATTGGCCTCCCGGGGCCCTGGGCACCGTGTACCTCAGGGGTCCAGTCTGCAGGCCCCTGTCATGGCTGACCCTGAGACCTGCCTCATGGTCTTCAAGAATCACTGGTCCCAG GTAGTGCGAATCCTGGAGCGGCAAGGCCCTCGGGCAGCTCCTGGGGGTGCAGATGATCTCAGTGCTGTACGCAACCACACTTACCAGATGTTGACACTGCTGGTAGAAGATCGTGTGGTCCCCTCAGCCCCCACGACCCCTGGGCCCTTGCTGGAGTTCGCTTTGCGTGAGGACCTGCTAACCCGTGTGTTGGTTTGGCAGCTTCAATGGGATGAGCTTGGGGATGGGGTTGAGGAACGGCGGGCTGAGCAACTGAAGCTGTTTGAGATGCTAGTGAGTGAAGCTCGCCAGCCACTGTTGCGACATGGTCCAGTTCGTGAGGCTCTGCTGACCTTGCTGGATGCCTGTGGCCGTCCTGTGCCCAGTAGCCCAGCACTGGATGAAGGCCTGGTGCTACTTCTCAgccagctgtgtgtgtgtctggcccGGGAACCTTCATTGCTCGAGTTCTTCCTGCAGCCACCTCCTGAGCCTGGAGCTGCCCCCCGCCTTCTCCTCTTTTCTCGCCTTGTTCCCTTCGTCCATCGGGAGGGCACGCTGGGCCAGCAGGCCCGTGATGCCCTACTCCTGCTCATGGCTCTGTCGGCCGGGAGTCCCACTGTGGGCCGCTACATTGCAGATCACTCTTACTTCTGCCCG GTGCTGGCCACAGGGCTGAGTGCCCTGTACTCCTCACTGCCCCGCAAGATTGAGGTTCCAGGGGATGATTGGCACTGCCTGCGACGGGAGGATTGGCTGGGAGTGCCAGCCCTTGCGCTCTTCATGAGTTCCCTAGAATTCTGCAATGCAGTCATTCAG GTGGCTCACCCTTTGGTGCAGAAGCAGCTAGTTGATTATATCCATAATGGGTTCTTGGTGCCTGTCATGGGCCCTGCCCTGCATAAG ACCTCTGTGGAGGAGATGATCGCCAGTACCGCCTATCTGGAGCTTTTCCTACGGAgtatctcagagcctgctttgctcCGTACCTTCCTGCGATTCCTGCTGTTACACCGGCATGACACCCACACCATCCTTGACACCCTCGTTGCCCGTATTGGCAGCAACTCCCGG ctctgCATGGTCTCTCTGAGTCTCTTCAGGACCCTACTGAACCTCAGCTGTGAGGATGTCCTGCTGCAGCTGGTTCTCAG GTATCTTGTCCCGTGTAACCATGTGATGCTGAGCCAGAAGCCAGCTGTACGTGATGTGGACCTATATGGACGAGCTGCAGACAAGTTTCTCTCCCTTATCCCACGCTGTTGTCGGCATCGTGCCCCTAGCCCACCCCGTCCAGAGCATGCCTCATGGGCACGAGGTGGGCctagcagagaggcagggagaagggaggacacAACGG gCCCTGGAAGCCCAAGTGTTGACTCCTCTTCTGTGGTGACAGTGCCCCGGCCCTCCACACCGTCTCGTCTGGCCCTCTTCCTGCGACAGCAGAGTCTGGGTGGCTCGGAAtccccagctccagcccctcGCTCACCAGGGCTTGCTGcatccccagcctccagccctggcCGACGGCCCAGCCCTGTGGAGGAGCCTGGTGAGCTGGAAGACAATTACCTGGAGTATCTGCGTGAGGCGCGCCGTGGTGTGGACCGATGTGTCCGAGCCTGCCGTACCTGGTCTGCCCCCTATGATGGCGAGCGGCCCCCTCCTGAGCCTAGTCCTGTTGGCTCCCGGACTAAGAAACGTAGCCTACTGCCTGAGGAGGACAGGGAcaatgtgggggaaggggaggaggaagagctggGGAGTGGAGGGCTTTCTGGGGGTACAGGGGAGGGCCCtggccacctgccccctccccagctcaatgGGGTGCCAGGACCATGGCCTGAGGGGGCCAAGAAGGTTCGTCGGGTGCctcaggagggggctggggaacTGCCAGAGAGCACCTCCGAGGGCATGGCAGGACTAGAGGGCTTTGGGCAGGAGCTCCGGGAACTGGAGGTGGCATTAAGCAATGGGGGGGCTGGCTCAGAACCCCCGCTAGAGCCTCCACTACCtcttgaggaggaggaggcctaTGAGAGCTTCACCTGTCCCCCTGAGCCCCCCGGCCCCTTCCTCAGCAGCCCATtgcggacgctcaaccagctgccAAGCCAGCCCTTCACTG